A stretch of DNA from Fibrobacter sp.:
CTTTTCTGGGGACCTTACAGGGATGTCGGTGTGATAGAATAATTCCTTGAAAGTGAGCGTTTTTTTCTCCCCGGAAGTCTATTAAAGTGAAAGCAATAGTAATTAACTTGAAAAGAGAGGTGAAAAGATGAAAAGAGTGATTGCAAGTGCGGTTTTGATGATCTGTGCCGGATTACTTTTTGCCGATGACCCTTCGGAGAAGGGAGTACCAACATCTCCGCTTACTATTTACAGCGGTGGTATTTCTGCAGGCGCTATGATCCCCTTGAACAATGACCTGCAGGATTACTCCAGGTCGTTTATGAAGCTTTCCTTTATAAATCAGATATATTACAGGGAGCATATAGGCATTTTTCTGGATGTTGACTGGTTTGCTCCGAGGAAAAATTTTGGTGCTGATCTGGGTTTTGATTTTTTCCTTACCAGTTCCGATTTCCGTCCTTTTCTGGGATTGGGTATAGGAGCACATTATTTTGATAAAACAGATGAATTCGGAGATAATTTCGGCCCCTCAGCCACGATACATCTGGGATTTGTGCTTGATGTCACCGAGTCGCTGCAGATAAGGATACGAGTTCCTTACCATATCGTGGCTAATGAAACAAGAGATCATGCTGCAGGGGCAGAGATAGGATTTCTCTTTTCCGACCGGTTCAGAAAAGTAAAGAAACTCAATTACAACTGAAACAACTGGTAAGAAAAGAAAGGTTTTTCACGATAAAAAATGGAGTCTGATATGAAAAAAGCACTGTACACAACCGTTCTTTCAGCTCTGTTACCGCTTGCACTTTATGCCCAGGGAAGCGTATCAGAGAAGGAAATTCAGCAGAAAGACATTACTATTATCCACGGGCAATCGACTGCTGACGGAAAATCGCAGATAGGGGAGAGGATTCTGGAGGAGTGTATTGTATCCCTTCCAAAAATTGACGATCTGGAACCGGAAATCAATTCCCAGTCCGCTTATCTCAAGGAGATCAATGGTGATCCGTCCCGCAATGAGTTTGTAAAAACCTACACCGCTACTCTGGAGATAAACTATATGGTTTACCAGAAGACCCTTATCATTGTTACTACGAACTCAGTAAAGGGGCAGGAGCCTGTGATGAAGGTGATGGAGAAGAATCTTAAGCAGACAAAACAGTTCACCTCCAGTTCTTCAGAGGGGGATCTGTTTGCAGGGCGTTCCAACAGACAGTATTATTTTTCCACTCCTGAGGCTGCTGCAAAGGATGTCAAGAAGCGCGCCGCGGCCTGGCTCAAGCAGCAGTCTGCGGTACTTTGCAAAAAGTGATTGTTTGTGGAAACAGCAATCTGAAGGTATTTTCTGTTGAATGTGTAATCTAATCAATAAACAGTAATTCTCATCAAGGGAGGCCCGATGATTTTCAAACCCAAAGCGATCCTGTGCTTGTTAATGTTTTTTCTTTTAATTGTCGGCTGCTCAACCAAAGTCACACGTGTCCAGAGTGATTCGACAATTGATATTACAGGCAAATGGAATGATACAGATTCCAGGCTGGTTGCTGAAGAAATGATAAGAGACTGTCTTTCGCAACGCTGGCTTTATAAGTGGGAATCGGAGAACAGAAGACCGACTGTCATTGTAGGAAAGATAGTCAATAAAAGTCATGAGCATATAAGTGTTGAAACTTTTGTCAAAGATGTTGAGAGGGCACTTCTGAACTCAGGGAAAGTGGATTTCGTGGCTACCAAGACTGAACGGGAACAGCTTCGCGATGAGAAAGCGGATATGGCTGAGAATGCTTCTGTTCAGACCCGCAAAGACATGGGTGAAGAAACCGGTGCGGATCTTATGATGATCGGGACTATCAATTCGATTCCCGACCAGGATGGCGGTAAAGCGGTGGTTTTCTATCAGACCAACATGGAACTGGTGGAAATCGAGAGCAACCGCAAGGTCTGGATCGGAGAGAAGAAGATTAAGAAGTACGTTGAAAGAGCTAAAGTCAGATTCTGAAAACATCAATGCTCTGCTTCAGGGCTGTTTGCAATATGAAAAACAGAACCTTCCTGTGCTGTTTTGCGGTAACAGCTATATCTGTTTTGGTTTCCTGTGCAGGGCGCAGCGCCATGCGGCTGGAGAAGCTGGCGGATGTGACCCTGACCGGAAATTACCAATCCGCGATAGAAAGTATCAGGAAGAACCCTAACCTGTACGGGAAAAACAGCCAGTTGCTTTACAATCTGGACATTGGTGTGCTGTTTCACTACGCACACATGTATGATTCCAGCAATCTTTACCTGCAAAGGGCGGCCGATATTTACAATGAGCTCTTTACACGCTCGGTCACCAATGAAGCGGCTGCGATTCTGGTAAACGATAACGTACGTCCTTACCGCGGCATGCCTTTCGAGCTCACTATGATGCATCAGTTGATCACATTCAATTACCTGGCAAAGGGGGATGTCGATGAGGCGCTGGTGGAAGTGCGCAGGGCACAATTGCTTTTTGATGAACTGGAGAGAAAGGATCGTAAAGACACGAAGTACAGCTCTGACGGCATGTTTCATTATGTGGCCTCCATAGCCTACGATGCAGTTGGGGAGTCTGACAATTCCATGATCTCTCTTTACAAATCTATAAAGG
This window harbors:
- a CDS encoding acyloxyacyl hydrolase, which translates into the protein MKRVIASAVLMICAGLLFADDPSEKGVPTSPLTIYSGGISAGAMIPLNNDLQDYSRSFMKLSFINQIYYREHIGIFLDVDWFAPRKNFGADLGFDFFLTSSDFRPFLGLGIGAHYFDKTDEFGDNFGPSATIHLGFVLDVTESLQIRIRVPYHIVANETRDHAAGAEIGFLFSDRFRKVKKLNYN
- a CDS encoding penicillin-binding protein activator LpoB, giving the protein MFFLLIVGCSTKVTRVQSDSTIDITGKWNDTDSRLVAEEMIRDCLSQRWLYKWESENRRPTVIVGKIVNKSHEHISVETFVKDVERALLNSGKVDFVATKTEREQLRDEKADMAENASVQTRKDMGEETGADLMMIGTINSIPDQDGGKAVVFYQTNMELVEIESNRKVWIGEKKIKKYVERAKVRF